TGCGCTTGATGATCTCCACTTGCGCCACGATTTCCCAGGTTTCAGAACCGTAGCATCCGGCATTCATCGCCAACGCGCCGCCAACCGTGCCCGGTATTCCGGCCAGAAACTCCGCACCGGCCAGATGATGTTTGGCGGCAAACCGGGCTACTTTGGCGCAGGCCACACCGGCACTCGCGTAGATGAGCCCGCCGGATTGATTCTGCTCGATCAAGCGCAAATCGTTTAAGCGCGCATGCAACGCCACCACCGTGCCACGCAGCCCGCCGTCCCTGACCAGCAAATTGCTACCCAGTCCAATCACATGGATGACTTCATGCGGCGATGCACGCAGAAAATCCGCCCAATCATCCAGATCCGCCGGTTGGTAGTAACGATCCGCATAACCTCCCGCGCGCCAGGTTGTATGTTTGCTCATCGGCTCAGCAAGGCGCATTTCGCCCCGCAATGCGGACACGCCTGTCTCACCGGTTGTGTGGTCGGCTATCGGCATGGCAAATCTCGTATTTTGCGGCAAAGCGGTCATGTCTCATCAATCCTCAGCATTCATAGCCATTAACCACGGTCAGCTTCTTTCCCATTTGCGCAATGTGCGGCGCCACTCTCGCTACCGAACCCGCGCCCATCACCAGCACAACATCACCGTCCTGCACGATATCCAGTATCGCTGCCGGTAAATCATCCACTTCCTCGATATAAATCGGTTCCACTTTGCCCTGCACCCGGATAGAGCGCGCCAGCGATTTGCTATCCGCTGCGACAATCGGCTCTTCACCCGCGGGATAAACTTCCGTGAGCAGCAACACGTCCACTTGCGATAACACGCGGGTGAAATCCTCGAATACATCCCGTGTGCGCGTATAGCGATGCGGCTGAAAAGCCACTACCAGGCGGCGGCCTGGAAACGCACCGCGTGCCGCTTTGATGGTTGCTTCCATTTCCGCCGGATGATGGCCATAGTCATCCACCAGCGCAAAACTTTTCTGTCCGCTGAAGCGGATATCGCCGTATTGCTGGAAGCGTCTTTCAACCCCTTTGAATTCCGCCAACGCTTTGACGATGGCGCTATCCGGCACGCCGATTTCATTGGCGACCGCAATTGCCGCCAGGGCATTCTGAATGTTATGCAAACCGGGCAGATTCAGCGTGATATCCAGTTTGCGGGCGGAACCGTTCACACCGACCACCGCAGTAAATCTCATCCGGTGATGATCTTGCCGGATATCGATGGCGCGTACTTGCGCTTCTTCGGACAAACCGTACGTGGTGATCGGTTTGGTAATCGACGGCATGACTTCGCGGATATTGGCATCGTCCATACAAACCACCGCCATGCCGTAAAAAGGCAAGTGCTGCACGAAATCGACAAAAGTTTGCTTCAAGCGGCTGAAGTCGTGACCGTAGGTTTCCATATGATCCGCATCGATGTTCGTCACGACGGCGAGCATCGGCTGCAAATACAAAAACGAAGCATCCGATTCATCCGCTTCAACAACGATGAACTCACCGCTGCCCAGTTTGGCATGACAACCCGCCGCTTCCAGTTTTCCACCGATGACAAACGTCGGGTCCATATCCGCCGCCGCCAGAATGCTGGCAATCAAGCTGGTCGTGGTGGTTTTTCCATGCGTGCCGGCAATCGCGATACCGCTGCGCAGGCGCAGCAGCTCCGCCAGCATCATGGCGCGCGGCACGACGGGAATATTTTTGTTTTTGGCGGCGACCACTTCCGGATTGTCCGGTTTCACCGCCGTGGAGGTCACCACGACATCCGCTCCGGCAATTTGCTCGCTAGCATGACCCGCATAAACCTTGATGCCGAGCCTGGCCAAACGCTGCGTCACCGGATTACTCATCAAGTCGGAGCCGCTGACCTGATACCCCAGGTTGACAAAAACCTCGGCGATACCGCTCATGCCCGCGCCGCCAATCCCGACAAAATGGATATGTTTGACTTTATGCTTCATGCAGTGCTCCGCTCAATTCGATACAACCTTCAGCCACGATCCGGGTTGCTTGCGGTTTTGCCTGACTGTGCGCTGCCATCGCCATGTCAAGCAATTTTTCCCGGGTTAAATCCGTCAATAAATCCGCCAGCTTTTGCGCGGTCAATTCATGCTGCGGCAACAACACAGCAGCGCCATGACGGGAAAGAAATTGCGCATTGCCGGTTTGATGATCGTCGACGGCATGCGGATACGGCACCAGGATGCTGGCGACCCCGGCCGCGCTTAATTCCGCGACTGTCAACGCACCGGCGCGGCACAACACCACGTCGCAGTCCGCGTAGCGTTTGGCCATATCGTCGATAAACGCTGTCACTTCGCCATCCAATTGCAGTGCTTGATAGGCCGTTTTGACCGTTTCCATTTGCGCCGTCCCCGTTTGATGCACCACTGCCGGGCGCACATTCTCCGCTATTAATTTAAGCGCTTGCGGTACCACGGTATTCAGAACTTGCGCCCCCAGGCTGCCGCCCACGACGAGCACATTCAACTTGCCCTGCCGTTCCTGGAAGCGTTTCTCCGGCGCTTCTATGCGTGTAATTTCCGATCGCACCGGATTACCGGAACAAACCGTTTTATCCTGATCGCCTCGGATAGCGCCGGGAAAACCGAGAAAAATTTTATCCGCCAGCTTCGCCAGGATTTTATTGGTTAACCCGGCGACCGAATTCTGCTCATGAATCACCAATGGTTTGTTGAGCAGCGAGGCCATCATGCCACCCGGAAAAGCCGGATAACCGCCCATGCCCAGAACCACATCCGGCTTCACGCGTTGAATAATCCGCAGGCTCTGCCAGAACGCCTTAAGCAAACGCAGCGGCAATAGTAACCACGTGGCCAACCGTTTACCCCGCAATCCGGAAAAACTGATTATTTCGGTTTCATAACCCCGTTGCGGCACCAGTTTTAATTCCATTCCAGCCTCGGTTCCCAGCCAAACCACGCGCCAACCGGCTTGCCGCAAGTAATCAGCCACCGCCAAACCTGGAAACACATGTCCGCCGGTACCGCCTGCCATAATTAAAATGGTGTGCGCGCTCATACGTTCAGCCCCCGCAGCCGCTGCCGGTTTTCCCAGTCGATACGCAGTAAAACCGCCAATGCGA
The DNA window shown above is from Nitrosomonas sp. Is35 and carries:
- the murB gene encoding UDP-N-acetylmuramate dehydrogenase, yielding MPIADHTTGETGVSALRGEMRLAEPMSKHTTWRAGGYADRYYQPADLDDWADFLRASPHEVIHVIGLGSNLLVRDGGLRGTVVALHARLNDLRLIEQNQSGGLIYASAGVACAKVARFAAKHHLAGAEFLAGIPGTVGGALAMNAGCYGSETWEIVAQVEIIKRNGEIVMRQPGEYAIGYRSVKRHSEPAGTMEAEWFTGAYFRLAQGDQMQSRQRIKELLAQRVAGQPLNLPNAGSVFRNPPGDYAARLIEACGLKGCHIGGAMVSPKHANFIVNTGAASAADIEALIMMVQSRVKKAMAIALIQEVRIIGDARRLT
- the murC gene encoding UDP-N-acetylmuramate--L-alanine ligase, which gives rise to MKHKVKHIHFVGIGGAGMSGIAEVFVNLGYQVSGSDLMSNPVTQRLARLGIKVYAGHASEQIAGADVVVTSTAVKPDNPEVVAAKNKNIPVVPRAMMLAELLRLRSGIAIAGTHGKTTTTSLIASILAAADMDPTFVIGGKLEAAGCHAKLGSGEFIVVEADESDASFLYLQPMLAVVTNIDADHMETYGHDFSRLKQTFVDFVQHLPFYGMAVVCMDDANIREVMPSITKPITTYGLSEEAQVRAIDIRQDHHRMRFTAVVGVNGSARKLDITLNLPGLHNIQNALAAIAVANEIGVPDSAIVKALAEFKGVERRFQQYGDIRFSGQKSFALVDDYGHHPAEMEATIKAARGAFPGRRLVVAFQPHRYTRTRDVFEDFTRVLSQVDVLLLTEVYPAGEEPIVAADSKSLARSIRVQGKVEPIYIEEVDDLPAAILDIVQDGDVVLVMGAGSVARVAPHIAQMGKKLTVVNGYEC
- the murG gene encoding undecaprenyldiphospho-muramoylpentapeptide beta-N-acetylglucosaminyltransferase → MSAHTILIMAGGTGGHVFPGLAVADYLRQAGWRVVWLGTEAGMELKLVPQRGYETEIISFSGLRGKRLATWLLLPLRLLKAFWQSLRIIQRVKPDVVLGMGGYPAFPGGMMASLLNKPLVIHEQNSVAGLTNKILAKLADKIFLGFPGAIRGDQDKTVCSGNPVRSEITRIEAPEKRFQERQGKLNVLVVGGSLGAQVLNTVVPQALKLIAENVRPAVVHQTGTAQMETVKTAYQALQLDGEVTAFIDDMAKRYADCDVVLCRAGALTVAELSAAGVASILVPYPHAVDDHQTGNAQFLSRHGAAVLLPQHELTAQKLADLLTDLTREKLLDMAMAAHSQAKPQATRIVAEGCIELSGALHEA